One part of the Coffea eugenioides isolate CCC68of unplaced genomic scaffold, Ceug_1.0 ScVebR1_3033;HRSCAF=4168, whole genome shotgun sequence genome encodes these proteins:
- the LOC113757390 gene encoding cytochrome P450 CYP72A219-like — MDFFYSSIGASSVIVLLIGAWRFLNWAWITPKKMEKRLRRQGLQGNSYGFLFGDTRDMGRMLEEAKSKPISLTDDILPRIMPFINETMQHKEQLLVATMKKGEGSLNSKENRLCILSKLCNPFAFQGGERNKRMQKIFKEVNSLVMGNINERLKEIQTGEATSDDLLRILLESNFNEIRQHGNKNCMSLEEVIEECKLFYLAGQETTSGLLAWTLILLSQHFDWQARARDEVLQVFDNNEPDISKLNHLKIVSITCKIMLPS, encoded by the exons ATGGACTTTTTCTATAGCTCGATTGGAGCTTCATCAGTTATAGTTCTTCTCATCGGGGCATGGAGATTCTTGAATTGGGCTTGGATCACACCAAAGAAGATGGAGAAACGCCTCAGGCGGCAAGGTCTACAGGGAAACTCTTACGGGTTCTTGTTTGGAGACACCAGAGACATGGGAAGGATGCTTGAGGAGGCTAAGTCCAAACCAATTTCTTTAACAGATGATATCCTGCCTAGAATCATGCCCTTCATCAATGAAACAATGCAACATAAAG AACAGCTTTTGGTAGCAACCATGAAAAAGGGCGAAGGATCTTTGAACTCCAAAGAGAACAGGCTTTGTATATTGAGCAAGTTATGCAATCCATTTGCCTTCCAGGGTGGAG aaagaaacaaaagaatgcaGAAGATTTTCAAGGAAGTAAACTCATTAGTTATGGGCAATATCAACGAAAGGCTGAAGGAAATTCAAACAGGTGAAGCTACAAGTGATGACTTGTTGCGTATTTTATTGGAATCCAATTTTAATGAGATCCGACAACATGGAAATAAGAACTGCATGAGCCTTGAAGAAGTCATTGAGGAGTGCAAGCTATTCTATTTGGCTGGACAAGAGACAACCTCAGGATTGCTCGCCTGGACATTAATTTTATTGAGTCAACATTTTGATTGGCAGGCTCGTGCCAGAGATGAGGTTCTACAGGTTTTTGACAACAATGAACCTGATATTAGTAAATTAAATCACCTCAAAATTGTAAGTATAACTTGCAAAATTATGCTCCCATCTTAG
- the LOC113757388 gene encoding cytochrome P450 CYP72A219-like, with translation MEATYVSTFTVYSSCLLLLLLLVVVVSWKALNWVWFRPKKLEKHLKEQGFRGNPYKLLHGDFKEMSTLYTEAQSKNLNLSDDIVPRVIPQYLGAVKKYGSIYCSHQLCFLLFASFLPAKRNRRMKQIAREVNGSVREMINTRRKAMRAGEAGSDDLLGLMLQSNSQEIEKHGNKDFGMTTEEIVDECKLFYLAGQETTSALLVWTMVLLCRYPEWQARAREEVLQQFATKDPDFEGLNHLKIERHTNEVHRSFSST, from the exons ATGGAAGCCACCTATGTCTCAACCTTTACTGTGTATTCTTcttgtcttcttcttcttcttctgttaGTAGTAGTAGTCTCATGGAAAGCTTTGAACTGGGTATGGTTTAGACCGAAGAAGCTGGAGAAACATCTGAAAGAGCAAGGTTTCCGGGGAAACCCTTACAAGCTGCTCCATGGAGACTTCAAAGAGATGTCGACCCTGTACACAGAAGCCCAGTCCAAGAATCTTAATCTCTCCGACGACATCGTACCAAGAGTTATTCCTCAATATCTTGGAGCCGTTAAGAAATATGGTAGTATTTATTGTTCTCATCAACTCTGCTTCCTTCTCTTTGCCTC GTTCTTGCCAGCCAAGAGGAACAGAAGAATGAAACAAATTGCCAGAGAAGTTAATGGTTCAGTAAGGGAAATGATCAACACAAGAAGAAAGGCAATGAGAGCAGGAGAAGCCGGCTCTGATGACTTGTTGGGATTAATGCTTCAATCCAATTCTCAAGAAATCGAGAAGCATGGAAACAAGGACTTTGGTATGACTACCGAAGAAATTGTTGATGAGTGCAAGCTGTTCTATTTGGCTGGCCAGGAGACTACTTCAGCGCTACTCGTTTGGACAATGGTCTTACTCTGCAGGTACCCCGAATGGCAGGCACGTGCTAGAGAGGAGGTCTTGCAACAATTTGCAACTAAGGATCCGGACTTTGAGGGGCTAAATCACCTCAAAATT GAGAGACATACTAACGAAGTTCATCGAAGCTTCTCATCTACATAG